From Candidatus Micrarchaeia archaeon, the proteins below share one genomic window:
- a CDS encoding hydroxymethylglutaryl-CoA synthase: MVGIVGYGAYVPHYRIKTEEIARVWGEDPDRIIKGLGIKEKSVPAVDEDSATIAVEAARNAVKHAGIDAGKIGAIYVGSESKVYAVKPNATIVAEAIGAGPKNLTAADLEFACKAGTAGIQMVMGMVKSGMIEYGMGIGSDTAQGRPGDALEYSAGAGGAAFIIGKDGESIAVIEDTYSFTTDTPDFWRRHRADYPSHGGRFTGPPAYFKHVVNATQGLLEKMGRTQEDYDYVVLHQPNAKFPLEAGKRMGIPAEKITPGLLTPIIGNTYSGASMLGLANVLDSAKAGDRILMTSFGSGAGSDSFSIKVAKGIDAKRARVKKLADYIANKKYIEYAIYLKHRRKIKV, translated from the coding sequence ATGGTTGGAATAGTCGGATATGGGGCGTATGTCCCGCACTACAGGATAAAGACCGAAGAGATAGCGAGAGTGTGGGGCGAGGACCCGGACCGCATAATAAAAGGATTGGGGATAAAGGAGAAGTCGGTTCCTGCTGTGGACGAGGATTCCGCGACCATTGCGGTTGAGGCGGCGAGGAACGCGGTGAAGCACGCAGGGATTGATGCGGGCAAAATCGGCGCGATTTACGTCGGAAGCGAGAGCAAGGTCTATGCTGTGAAGCCCAACGCCACCATAGTTGCCGAAGCCATAGGCGCAGGCCCGAAAAACCTCACTGCCGCGGACTTGGAGTTCGCGTGCAAGGCAGGGACCGCTGGAATCCAGATGGTCATGGGCATGGTGAAGAGCGGGATGATTGAGTATGGGATGGGCATCGGCTCTGACACTGCGCAGGGGCGCCCGGGAGACGCGCTCGAGTATTCTGCGGGGGCAGGGGGGGCCGCATTCATAATAGGAAAAGACGGGGAGAGCATCGCGGTAATAGAGGATACGTATTCATTCACCACTGATACGCCGGATTTCTGGAGAAGGCACCGCGCAGATTATCCCAGCCACGGGGGAAGATTCACCGGGCCGCCTGCGTATTTCAAGCACGTGGTTAATGCGACGCAGGGCCTGCTGGAAAAGATGGGAAGGACTCAGGAGGATTACGATTACGTGGTATTGCACCAGCCGAACGCGAAATTCCCGCTTGAAGCAGGGAAGAGGATGGGAATTCCTGCAGAGAAGATTACTCCGGGGCTGCTCACGCCCATAATAGGGAATACATACTCCGGAGCATCCATGCTCGGGCTGGCGAACGTGCTGGACAGCGCGAAAGCCGGAGATAGGATACTGATGACTTCCTTCGGGAGCGGGGCTGGAAGCGACTCTTTCTCCATAAAAGTCGCGAAGGGGATTGACGCGAAAAGGGCAAGGGTGAAGAAGCTCGCGGATTACATCGCGAACAAGAAATACATAGAATACGCCATTTACCTAAAGCACAGGAGGAAGATAAAGGTCTGA